The sequence TTTTATAAATTTGATGATACGAAGAGAatagagattaaatattttactttcgtatatataatatttttattaatattaaaaataataaaatataataataatatttttatataaattttatcaaaatattatatttatgatatttttacacTAGACTACAGTATTTTCAATAATAACAAGAAAAtgctataacataatataaatatactatgttataatatttttatattatatcataataattgttggatataattaaaaatattataatataatgtaaaaatattataactaaatgGATTCATCTTATGTATCTatctatataaaaataataaaaaagggatAGACGATtggaaatattttagatattaggggaaaaaatattgtaaaaatattttaaaacggAGGGCACTTTCCAATAAGAAtataaaaagatatattttttaaaaaaattcggcCAATTTATATTGTAACCatgatttaaataaattatatgtgACATAAAGTTAAATCACATATGACCTCATTTAAATGTATTTCACTTtaagaattattttattttttcgtgTGTCATCTATTTATTTGTTGATGCTGCAGCATTTTATTTCCAAGTTGAAGTGACAGAGAAACTGTTTAAGAAAATATAAGCCCAGAAGCTGAACCACGCCATAGCATTTGCCGACAGCTACAGTAACAGCAGTAgcatcagaagaagaagaaggtgagcaGCTCGTCGCCCACCAGCATACCCAGTTCACTGCGCTGCGTCCCCCTGCCCCGCCTTCTGAAGCCGCACCGCCTCCAGCTCTTTGATCAGGTTGGTGACGTCCTCGTGCGTCGACCCCCCTTCCTCCACCGCCTTCCTCGCCGCCTCCCCGTACTCCTTGGTCCTCCTCCtcaccgcctccgcgtcctcaccTCCCCCCGTGGCCTTCCTCACTgccacctccacctcctccgcGCTCACCAGCTCCGGCGTCTGCTCCGGCGAGCGGCACCGCCGCAGGCCCTCCCACACCCGCAGCCCCGCCCCCATGACCTCCACCACCAGCTCCTGGTTGATGAACTGCTCGTGGAACAGCGGCCAGGTGAGCATGGGCACGCCGGCGCACACCGCCTCCTGCAGCGAGTTCCAGCCGCAGTGGGTCACGAACCATCCCACTGCAGCGTGGCCCAGCACCGCCAGCTGCGGGGCCCACCCCCGCACAAGCAGCCCGCGGCCCCGGACGCGCTCTTCGAACCCGTCCGGCATCCACTTCTCCTCCGCCACCAGGCCCCCCTCCGCGTCCCGCCGGACCACCCACAGGAACGCCCGGCCCGACGCCTCCAGTCCCTTTGCGATCGCCCGTAGCTGCGCCACGCCGAGGCGGCAGAGGCTACCAAAGCACAAGTACACCACCGACCCCGCCGGCTTCCCGTCGAGCCAGGACAGAATCCGGTTCGCCTCGGTGGCCGGCAGGCCCCCGCGCTTGGCTCGCTCCTCTTCCGCCGCCCGGCAGCAGAGGGACACGGGCCCAACGCACCAGGCGCGGAGCCCCTGCGGGTGGTGTTTCTTGTAGTAGTCCACGTACGCAGGCTCCATCTCGCGGTAGGTGTTGACGACTACGCCGTAGCTCTTGGCCTCGGCCTCCCCGAGGAGCTGGAGGAATGCGAAGTTGTCCATGAGCTCCGGGAGGCCGTCCTTGTAGAGACGAATCGGGTGGGGGAGCCCGTCCATGGTGAAGGACTCCAGGAAGGGGAAGTGGCCGAGGAGGTTGCAGATAACGTACTGCGGGAAGGCGCCGGCGCCGTGGAATATGAGGCGGGGGACACCGAGGTCAGCCGCGAGGTCGGCCGTCCACGTGAAAAGCGAGTCAGAGACGAGGGCGTCGGGGCGGAGGTCGCGGAGGAGGGCGGCGACCGGGGCCTGGAAGAGGAACAGGGCGTTGACGAAGTTGTCGAACTGGGCGGCGGGGACGTCAGAGAGGTTCTCGCAGGCGGGGGCGAGCCCGGTGGCGGAAGGGTCGGGGAAGGGGATGAGGTGGAGGGCGAGGGGGTGGCCGAGGGCGGCGGCGGCGTCGATGGCAGGGCGGACGCTGTGAGCGTTGCCCGGGGTGGTGACGACGGAGGAGCGGACGCCGCGGAGGGCGAAGAGGCGGACCATGTCGACCATGGGGATCATGTGGCCGGGACTCATCAGGGGAAAGAATACAACATGGAGGGGGCGGGCGGTGGAGGCAGCGTCGACGGAGCCCATGGAGGCGGCTTGGTGGCACTTCCTACTGTCTCGCTCGACACACGCACGAGCAGCCCAGAAGAAGTCGCGCGCAGTGGTGAATAGCTTTGACCTTCGGCCGTTATGTACATCTTTTATCGACTACTGATCACATCTCGTATGTGAAGAAAAGGACACGGGGGTTGGTGGCGTCGACGGCTGAGATGCGATACGTATCAAAGAATACATTTCCGAAACGAAACCCAAAAAGAATATTTTACTATTGGATTTCCAGTGCGATGCGTGCTTCACGTGACCGACTCAGATCGTTTCAAAACTCCGATGTACCTGCCGACCGATCGCGTGTCGTGGTCTGACACGTACGCGCATCTCCATGTACGTCCGATCTAAAAGATCAAGCTGGCAGATGCTGATTGACTCATCGTTACCTACCACCGAGTACATATGGACGTAAAAACTGAGTCATCGGATCACTAATAACTTGTTCCTGTTTGTTTGTACGCCTCCTCCTCCGCGCTCAGCTGCCGGCTAAACCATCATGGGCACGGTAGAGGCACCGCCCGCCCCCCTCCGTGTATTCTTCATCCCCTTCTTCGCCACCGGGCACATGATCCCCTTGGTTGACATCGCCCGCCTCTTCGCTGTCCGAGGCGTTGACTCCACCGTCCTCGTCACCCCCGCCAATGCCGCCCTCATCCAAGCCACCGTCGACGCTGCTGCCGACTCTGGCCTCCCTATCCGCACCCTCATCTATCCCTTCCCCTCGTCAGAGTCCGGCCTACCCCCCGGCGTCGAGAACATCAGCGCCCTTCCCCCCTCCGAGTCCTACAAGATCGACGTCGCCACCCCCTTCGTCCGCCCCGCTCACGACCGCCTCCTCCGCCTTCACCGCCCCGACGCCGTCGTCGCCGACGTCCACTTCCCCTGGACCACCTTCGTCGCGCGGGATC comes from Musa acuminata AAA Group cultivar baxijiao chromosome BXJ3-3, Cavendish_Baxijiao_AAA, whole genome shotgun sequence and encodes:
- the LOC135632740 gene encoding probable UDP-glucosyl transferase 73B6, giving the protein MGSVDAASTARPLHVVFFPLMSPGHMIPMVDMVRLFALRGVRSSVVTTPGNAHSVRPAIDAAAALGHPLALHLIPFPDPSATGLAPACENLSDVPAAQFDNFVNALFLFQAPVAALLRDLRPDALVSDSLFTWTADLAADLGVPRLIFHGAGAFPQYVICNLLGHFPFLESFTMDGLPHPIRLYKDGLPELMDNFAFLQLLGEAEAKSYGVVVNTYREMEPAYVDYYKKHHPQGLRAWCVGPVSLCCRAAEEERAKRGGLPATEANRILSWLDGKPAGSVVYLCFGSLCRLGVAQLRAIAKGLEASGRAFLWVVRRDAEGGLVAEEKWMPDGFEERVRGRGLLVRGWAPQLAVLGHAAVGWFVTHCGWNSLQEAVCAGVPMLTWPLFHEQFINQELVVEVMGAGLRVWEGLRRCRSPEQTPELVSAEEVEVAVRKATGGGEDAEAVRRRTKEYGEAARKAVEEGGSTHEDVTNLIKELEAVRLQKAGQGDAAQ